The following proteins come from a genomic window of bacterium:
- a CDS encoding SPOR domain-containing protein → MRDLRKFRNKLTFELDNRQIAFLLAGLIAVMAIVFALGIVVGKGLTRMDGGEELMADVREPTEVEPAPFVVTEQDLEGGSMDTGEPAEPVNLLDKPGSPVGTPMPVADEPPPAYEAPSPPPPPSAVAAGSAPTPPTGGGWTVQLSAHPNEAEAKGKQSAYVKKGIEAYIVRADIPGKGVWYRVRVGQFSTREGAQQYANAIREREQVEPYITRIN, encoded by the coding sequence ATGCGCGACCTTCGAAAATTTCGCAACAAGCTCACCTTTGAGCTCGACAATCGGCAGATCGCCTTTCTTCTCGCCGGCCTGATCGCGGTGATGGCGATCGTCTTCGCGCTCGGCATCGTCGTCGGCAAAGGCCTGACGCGCATGGACGGCGGCGAAGAGCTGATGGCCGACGTTCGCGAGCCGACCGAGGTCGAGCCGGCGCCGTTTGTCGTCACCGAACAGGACCTCGAAGGCGGTTCGATGGATACCGGCGAACCGGCCGAGCCGGTGAACCTGCTCGACAAGCCGGGCTCTCCGGTCGGCACGCCCATGCCCGTGGCCGACGAGCCGCCGCCCGCTTACGAGGCGCCTTCGCCTCCGCCGCCACCGTCCGCGGTCGCGGCCGGCTCGGCTCCCACGCCTCCGACCGGCGGCGGCTGGACGGTGCAGCTCTCCGCGCACCCGAACGAAGCCGAGGCCAAGGGCAAGCAGAGCGCGTACGTCAAGAAAGGCATCGAGGCCTACATCGTGCGCGCGGATATTCCCGGCAAGGGCGTGTGGTACCGCGTGCGCGTCGGCCAGTTCTCCACCCGCGAGGGCGCGCAGCAATACGCCAACGCCATCCGCGAACGCGAGCAGGTCGAGCCCTACATCACGCGCATTAACTAG
- a CDS encoding PDDEXK nuclease domain-containing protein gives MSKVARIKNPDAVGQSVPVDLVDDLRSLIESARQRVASAVNAEMVLLYWSIGERIKRETIGEGRAAYGQEIVYALSRQLSREFGSGFSRPNLFNMIKFAEVFPDRPIVHALSAQLSWTHFRRIIYLNDPLKRDFYAEMCRIERWSTRTLDDKINKMLFERTALAKKSEEFIRRELDGLRDADRLNPDMVFRDPYFLDFLSLKDSYSEKDLESAILRELEAFILELGIGFSFVARQKRITVDHEDYYIDLLFYHRKMRRLVVIDLKLDRFKAAYKGQMELYLRWLDKYEMQPGEESPLGLILCAGKSSEHVELLQLEKSGVRVAEYLTDLPPRDLLEKKLHDAIYVARERIASGIWEHETPQGE, from the coding sequence GTGTCAAAAGTCGCACGAATCAAAAATCCGGACGCCGTGGGGCAATCCGTGCCCGTCGATCTTGTCGACGACCTGCGTTCGCTGATCGAATCGGCAAGGCAACGCGTCGCGTCGGCCGTCAACGCCGAGATGGTCTTGCTCTATTGGTCCATCGGCGAGCGGATCAAACGCGAAACGATCGGCGAGGGCCGCGCGGCGTACGGGCAAGAAATTGTCTACGCGCTGAGTAGACAATTGTCTCGGGAATTTGGTAGCGGTTTCTCACGCCCAAACCTGTTCAACATGATCAAATTTGCCGAGGTTTTTCCAGACCGACCAATAGTGCACGCGCTGAGTGCACAATTGTCCTGGACGCACTTCCGCCGAATCATCTATCTCAACGATCCGCTAAAACGAGATTTTTACGCTGAAATGTGCCGAATTGAACGCTGGAGCACGCGTACTCTCGACGATAAAATCAACAAAATGCTTTTCGAACGCACCGCGCTGGCCAAAAAATCCGAAGAATTCATCCGGCGCGAGTTAGACGGGCTTCGCGATGCGGATCGCTTGAACCCCGACATGGTGTTTCGCGACCCCTATTTCCTCGACTTCCTTAGCCTCAAGGACTCGTATAGCGAGAAGGATCTGGAATCCGCGATTCTGCGGGAACTCGAGGCGTTCATCCTGGAGCTGGGCATCGGATTTTCGTTCGTCGCCCGTCAAAAGCGAATCACGGTGGACCACGAGGACTATTACATTGACCTCCTTTTCTACCACCGAAAAATGCGTCGTCTAGTCGTCATCGACCTGAAACTCGACCGTTTCAAGGCTGCGTACAAAGGGCAAATGGAACTGTATCTGCGCTGGCTCGATAAATACGAAATGCAGCCCGGCGAGGAATCGCCGCTCGGCCTAATTTTATGCGCCGGAAAATCGAGCGAACACGTGGAATTGTTGCAGCTCGAAAAGTCCGGTGTCCGTGTGGCCGAGTACCTCACCGACCTACCGCCACGCGACCTGCTCGAAAAGAAATTGCACGATGCGATTTACGTCGCGCGCGAACGCATTGCATCGGGAATATGGGAACACGAAACGCCTCAAGGGGAGTAG
- the ltaE gene encoding low-specificity L-threonine aldolase, whose protein sequence is MTNTGSPREKRVVDLRSDTVTKPGDGMRRAMAEAVVGDDVFRDDPTVLALEARIAQILGKEAALLFPTGTMSNAAAIGVHAETGAEVLCEENCHIYNYESAHAAALSGVQLHPVRGHNGALSPEALKLHVRPDDAHFPPTRAVTMENTHNRCGGRVIGLASMKAVWEWSREAGIAVHLDGARVWNASVALGVPAKQIAMYADTVSVCLSKGLGAPAGSLLSGPKKLIDKALRLRKRFGGAMRQSGVLAAAGLYALDHNVARLAEDHVNARRLADGIADLPGIDLNPAEVETNIVIFRVEAPWTAPELQAVLQEYGVRVLATAPDKIRAVTNLDVSADDIAHAVDVFARVFGNKALGDRRPATGP, encoded by the coding sequence ATGACGAACACCGGTTCTCCCCGCGAAAAGCGCGTCGTCGATCTTCGTTCCGACACCGTAACCAAACCCGGCGACGGTATGCGCCGCGCGATGGCCGAGGCCGTTGTCGGCGACGATGTTTTTCGCGACGATCCCACCGTGCTCGCGCTCGAGGCGCGCATCGCGCAGATCCTGGGCAAGGAGGCGGCGCTGCTGTTTCCGACCGGCACGATGAGCAACGCCGCGGCGATCGGCGTGCATGCGGAGACGGGCGCCGAGGTGCTGTGCGAGGAAAACTGCCACATCTACAACTACGAGTCCGCGCACGCCGCCGCGCTCTCGGGCGTTCAGCTTCACCCGGTGCGCGGGCACAACGGCGCGCTCTCGCCCGAGGCGCTGAAGCTCCACGTCCGCCCCGACGACGCGCATTTTCCACCGACGCGCGCGGTGACGATGGAAAACACGCACAACCGCTGCGGCGGGCGCGTCATCGGGCTCGCATCGATGAAGGCGGTGTGGGAGTGGAGCCGCGAAGCGGGAATCGCGGTGCACCTGGACGGCGCGCGCGTGTGGAATGCGTCGGTCGCGCTGGGCGTTCCCGCGAAACAGATCGCGATGTACGCGGACACCGTCAGCGTGTGCCTGTCCAAGGGCCTCGGCGCGCCGGCGGGCTCGCTGCTCTCGGGCCCGAAAAAGCTGATCGACAAGGCGTTGCGCCTGCGCAAGCGGTTCGGCGGCGCGATGCGCCAGTCGGGCGTGCTTGCCGCGGCGGGCTTGTACGCGCTCGACCACAACGTCGCGCGCCTCGCGGAGGATCACGTCAACGCCCGGCGCCTCGCCGACGGCATCGCCGACCTGCCGGGCATCGATCTGAACCCGGCGGAGGTCGAGACGAACATCGTCATCTTCCGCGTCGAAGCGCCGTGGACCGCGCCCGAATTGCAAGCGGTCTTGCAGGAATACGGCGTGCGCGTGCTGGCGACCGCGCCTGACAAGATCCGCGCCGTGACGAATCTCGACGTCAGCGCCGACGACATCGCGCACGCGGTTGATGTGTTTGCGCGGGTGTTCGGCAATAAGGCATTGGGCGACCGGCGACCGGCGACCGGTCCATAA
- the dtd gene encoding D-tyrosyl-tRNA(Tyr) deacylase, with protein sequence MKAVLQRVAYARVEIAGETAGEIGRGLLVLLGVGEDDGDADLDYLARKIPELRIFEDDAGKMNLSVRESGGQVLVVSQFTLFADTRKGRRPAFTGAARPEKAEPMYEALVARLRDAGLSVATGRFGAMMRVELVNDGPVTILLDSRE encoded by the coding sequence ATGAAGGCCGTTCTTCAGCGCGTCGCGTACGCGCGCGTCGAGATCGCGGGCGAGACGGCGGGCGAGATCGGCCGCGGGCTGCTCGTGCTTCTCGGTGTCGGCGAGGACGACGGCGACGCCGATCTCGATTACCTCGCGCGCAAGATCCCCGAGTTGCGCATCTTCGAGGACGACGCGGGCAAAATGAACCTCTCCGTGCGCGAGTCCGGCGGCCAAGTGCTCGTCGTGTCGCAGTTCACGCTGTTTGCGGACACGCGCAAGGGACGACGCCCGGCGTTCACGGGCGCCGCGCGCCCGGAAAAGGCCGAACCGATGTACGAGGCGCTCGTGGCGCGGCTTCGCGACGCAGGCCTTTCGGTCGCAACCGGGCGCTTTGGCGCGATGATGCGCGTGGAGCTTGTCAACGACGGGCCGGTGACGATTCTGTTGGACTCGCGCGAGTAA
- the recR gene encoding recombination mediator RecR, whose amino-acid sequence MRDLAARLSRLPGIGAKSAARLSHHILKMPEEEARALAEAIANIKSRIALCEVCFNLTDVQPCAICADPNRDQAIVCVVEQPADVNAFEKTADYKGVYHVLHGALSPLEDIGPESLRIAELIERLRGGQVREAIIATNPNREGEATAHYLAEALRPLGVRVTRIAHGVPAGSELEYADAVTLGFALSGRREL is encoded by the coding sequence ATCCGCGATCTGGCCGCGCGCCTTTCGCGCCTGCCGGGCATCGGCGCCAAGAGCGCCGCGCGCCTTTCCCATCACATCCTCAAAATGCCCGAGGAAGAAGCGCGGGCGCTCGCCGAGGCGATTGCGAACATCAAATCGCGCATCGCTCTTTGTGAGGTTTGCTTCAACCTGACGGACGTGCAGCCCTGCGCCATCTGCGCCGATCCCAACCGCGACCAGGCGATCGTGTGCGTTGTCGAGCAACCCGCCGACGTGAACGCCTTCGAAAAGACCGCCGATTACAAGGGCGTTTATCACGTGCTGCACGGCGCGCTCAGTCCGCTCGAGGACATCGGCCCCGAGTCGCTGCGCATCGCGGAGCTCATCGAACGCCTTCGCGGAGGGCAGGTGCGCGAGGCGATCATCGCGACGAATCCAAACCGCGAGGGCGAGGCGACCGCGCACTATCTCGCCGAGGCTTTGCGCCCGCTGGGCGTGCGCGTGACGCGCATCGCCCACGGCGTGCCGGCGGGCAGCGAGCTTGAATACGCCGACGCCGTGACGCTCGGCTTTGCGCTGTCGGGGCGACGCGAGCTATAA
- a CDS encoding gliding-motility protein MglA, translating into MVFLNDHAKELNAKIVYVGPSGSGKTANLKCVADRTDRRHVGELISLERQANHTAYFDFLPLFLGRIHGYRARLHLYTIPGRLPFASTERMIMKGLDAMVFVVDSDRARMQDNYEAMRRAWDALRAAGVDPDTLPIVFQLNKRDLPTAAPADELLRLLDVGARPWFGASATKGEGVFDTVRAAAGLVLERMMGKRSA; encoded by the coding sequence TTGGTCTTCCTCAACGATCACGCCAAGGAACTGAACGCGAAGATCGTGTACGTCGGCCCGTCGGGCTCCGGCAAGACCGCGAACCTGAAGTGCGTCGCCGATCGCACGGATCGCCGTCACGTGGGCGAATTGATTTCGCTCGAACGCCAGGCCAATCATACGGCGTATTTCGACTTTCTTCCGCTTTTTCTCGGGCGCATTCACGGCTATCGCGCGCGGCTGCATCTGTACACGATCCCGGGGCGCCTGCCGTTCGCCTCGACGGAACGGATGATCATGAAGGGGCTGGACGCGATGGTGTTCGTGGTCGATTCCGACAGGGCGCGCATGCAGGACAACTACGAGGCCATGCGCCGCGCGTGGGACGCCTTGCGAGCCGCGGGCGTCGATCCGGATACGTTGCCGATCGTCTTTCAACTCAACAAGCGCGATCTTCCAACGGCCGCGCCCGCGGACGAGCTGCTGCGCCTGCTGGATGTCGGCGCGCGCCCGTGGTTTGGCGCGTCCGCGACAAAAGGCGAGGGGGTGTTTGACACCGTGCGCGCCGCCGCGGGGCTCGTGCTCGAACGCATGATGGGGAAACGTTCCGCATGA
- a CDS encoding glycosyltransferase family 39 protein produces the protein MTRGQNFERWFSIIGLFALAFAVRAAGVADRPYDARELVSITGWRWDLSHLFNFFRGDDNPPLFYILTWFWSSATNAEWWCRLCSALASSATVVFLFLLVELKVTRLTAAAAAILLALHPLSIWAGQSVIPESTAAMFITLSAAFGAYWIGRHGEKHAAPTALFAILAMATHYYGWLYAVFLIALALSYVVRPGFQRKFALPPAIAVCIAALPWIPMVLMQAAHANNRLAGAPIVESLRRLAHVFLFAPTPDAPASFLGAMSLLPSPEIAQTFMIALAIPVAVLAILGAVRHPFLGLLFAIPIGLAMLIGTKLPVFTVKYAVIFAPALMACVAAGIGELSIRGRLGQIVAAGMAAMIIVLFLVSILDQRLAHRRVLERAASVTEASATCLGSAGVPPPSFRPFASNVGSSQTA, from the coding sequence ATGACCCGCGGTCAAAATTTCGAACGCTGGTTTTCGATTATCGGGCTTTTCGCGCTTGCGTTCGCCGTGCGCGCGGCCGGTGTCGCGGACCGGCCCTACGACGCGCGCGAGTTGGTCAGCATCACCGGCTGGCGTTGGGATCTTTCGCATCTGTTCAACTTTTTTCGCGGCGACGACAACCCGCCGCTGTTCTACATCCTCACGTGGTTCTGGTCGTCGGCGACGAACGCGGAGTGGTGGTGCCGGCTTTGCTCGGCGCTCGCTTCGAGCGCGACGGTCGTCTTCCTCTTTCTGCTGGTCGAACTGAAGGTCACGCGGCTGACGGCGGCGGCCGCCGCGATTTTGCTCGCGCTGCATCCGCTTTCGATCTGGGCGGGGCAGAGCGTCATCCCCGAGTCCACGGCCGCGATGTTCATCACGCTTTCCGCCGCGTTCGGCGCGTACTGGATCGGCCGCCACGGTGAAAAACACGCCGCGCCGACGGCGTTGTTTGCGATTCTCGCGATGGCCACGCACTACTACGGATGGCTGTACGCCGTGTTTTTGATCGCGCTGGCGCTTTCGTACGTCGTGCGTCCGGGCTTTCAGCGCAAATTCGCGCTGCCGCCCGCGATCGCCGTTTGCATCGCCGCGCTGCCGTGGATTCCCATGGTCCTGATGCAGGCCGCGCACGCGAACAACAGGCTTGCCGGCGCGCCGATCGTCGAATCGCTGCGCCGGCTGGCGCATGTCTTCCTGTTCGCGCCGACGCCCGACGCGCCTGCGAGCTTCCTCGGCGCGATGAGCCTTTTGCCGAGCCCCGAGATCGCGCAAACGTTCATGATCGCGCTTGCGATCCCCGTCGCGGTGCTTGCGATCCTCGGCGCCGTGCGGCACCCGTTCCTCGGCCTGCTCTTCGCGATTCCCATCGGCCTGGCGATGCTGATCGGAACGAAGCTGCCCGTGTTCACGGTGAAGTACGCGGTGATCTTCGCGCCGGCGCTGATGGCGTGCGTCGCGGCGGGGATCGGTGAGCTGTCGATCCGCGGGCGCCTCGGGCAGATCGTCGCCGCGGGCATGGCCGCGATGATCATCGTGCTGTTCCTGGTGTCGATCCTCGACCAGCGCCTCGCGCACCGCCGCGTGCTCGAACGCGCGGCGTCGGTGACCGAGGCGTCGGCGACGTGCCTTGGGAGCGCAGGCGTCCCGCCTCCTTCGTTTAGGCCTTTTGCGTCAAACGTCGGCAGCTCGCAAACTGCGTGA
- a CDS encoding biotin/lipoyl-binding carrier protein — MADQVAKSEVVGNVWKIVVTEGQKVAEGDELLILESMKMEIPVEAPCDGIVKQLFVAEGDQVQTDQELVVVEEL, encoded by the coding sequence ATGGCGGATCAGGTCGCGAAAAGCGAGGTCGTGGGCAACGTCTGGAAGATCGTCGTCACGGAAGGGCAGAAGGTCGCCGAGGGCGATGAACTGCTGATCCTGGAGTCGATGAAGATGGAAATTCCCGTCGAGGCGCCATGCGACGGCATCGTCAAGCAGCTTTTCGTCGCCGAGGGCGATCAGGTGCAAACCGATCAGGAACTCGTCGTCGTCGAGGAACTCTGA
- a CDS encoding DUF502 domain-containing protein — protein MKRPIENFFGYHRRKSFWKSVRSDFRSLFVAGLLVIIPVWVTFLTIKFLVGLMDQAIVLLPRPLRPEHLVGEDIPGIGVLITVFFILVVGFFARNYFGKRFVHYMELAVDRTPLVRGVYSAIKQFTAAIFGDSRDQFRGAVMFEYPRHGVWSIGFVTNRVARMSNAGGPENALTVFLPTTPNPTSGWFLVITEDQTVPLDISIEDAFKIIISGGVVLPGFKVAGKDGTAVPAAPKEPNSGEP, from the coding sequence ATGAAACGACCCATCGAAAATTTCTTCGGCTACCACCGCCGCAAGAGTTTCTGGAAAAGCGTTCGAAGCGACTTCCGCAGCCTGTTTGTCGCGGGGCTTCTGGTCATCATCCCCGTCTGGGTCACGTTTCTGACCATAAAATTCCTTGTCGGCCTGATGGACCAGGCCATCGTGCTGTTGCCGCGCCCGCTGCGACCAGAGCACCTGGTTGGCGAAGATATCCCCGGGATCGGCGTCCTCATCACTGTCTTTTTCATCCTCGTGGTCGGTTTTTTCGCCCGCAATTATTTCGGCAAGCGCTTTGTCCACTACATGGAACTCGCGGTCGATCGCACCCCCCTGGTGCGCGGCGTGTATTCGGCGATCAAGCAATTCACCGCGGCGATCTTCGGCGACTCGCGCGATCAGTTTCGCGGCGCGGTGATGTTCGAATATCCGCGCCATGGCGTCTGGTCCATCGGTTTCGTCACGAACCGCGTCGCGCGCATGTCGAACGCGGGCGGCCCGGAGAACGCGTTGACGGTTTTTCTGCCGACGACGCCGAACCCGACATCGGGCTGGTTTCTCGTCATCACCGAGGATCAAACGGTGCCGCTCGACATCTCGATCGAGGATGCGTTCAAGATCATCATCTCCGGCGGCGTCGTTCTGCCGGGATTCAAGGTCGCAGGCAAGGACGGCACGGCGGTCCCGGCGGCGCCAAAAGAGCCGAATAGCGGCGAGCCGTAG
- a CDS encoding YbaB/EbfC family nucleoid-associated protein yields the protein MKGIPELLKIAQKAQADLAQVQQELGSRIVEASVGGGMVIAKANGKLEIVSVEIKPEVIASGDAEMLQDLVIAAVNEALRRAQAVASEEMGKVAGALKIPGMFGQ from the coding sequence ATGAAGGGTATTCCTGAACTTCTCAAGATTGCGCAAAAGGCTCAGGCCGACCTGGCTCAGGTTCAGCAGGAGCTTGGTTCTCGTATCGTCGAGGCGTCGGTCGGCGGCGGCATGGTCATCGCCAAGGCTAACGGCAAGCTCGAGATCGTTTCCGTCGAGATCAAACCGGAGGTGATCGCCTCGGGTGACGCCGAAATGTTGCAGGATCTCGTCATCGCGGCCGTCAACGAGGCGCTCAGGCGAGCGCAGGCGGTCGCCAGCGAGGAAATGGGCAAGGTCGCCGGCGCCCTGAAAATCCCCGGCATGTTCGGCCAGTAG
- a CDS encoding PspA/IM30 family protein — protein sequence MFKRFVRWIRSVFGGAVAGLEDPEKILQQNIRDLNDQIPAMNENIAMVKANVNLAQKQLAALSEKEGQLRARITAALQAGKRDLALNFATTFEQVQTDKAASEANLDLAKRSLEKAMRVREAFQAERDRKIKEAMRAISLSRQAKWQEQVANTMQTFEVAGIDQTHDEMVRKIEETVAKAQAKMEMALESPSIETFEIEKEAEKMQANETLRQFEIELGLVAPEAVPVQKTMGTAETSAAEPSPAPREKTMGRE from the coding sequence ATGTTCAAGCGATTCGTGCGATGGATCCGTTCGGTGTTCGGCGGCGCGGTGGCTGGACTGGAAGACCCGGAAAAGATCCTTCAGCAGAATATCCGCGATCTCAACGACCAGATCCCGGCGATGAACGAGAACATCGCGATGGTCAAGGCCAACGTGAATCTGGCCCAAAAGCAACTCGCGGCGCTTTCGGAAAAAGAAGGCCAGCTTCGCGCGCGCATCACCGCCGCGCTCCAGGCCGGAAAGCGCGATCTGGCGCTGAATTTCGCCACCACCTTCGAGCAGGTGCAGACCGACAAGGCGGCCTCCGAGGCGAACCTCGATCTGGCCAAACGTTCGCTTGAAAAGGCGATGCGCGTGCGCGAGGCGTTCCAGGCCGAGCGCGACCGCAAGATCAAGGAGGCGATGCGCGCCATCAGCCTGTCTCGCCAGGCCAAATGGCAAGAGCAGGTCGCGAACACCATGCAGACCTTCGAGGTCGCGGGCATCGATCAGACGCACGACGAGATGGTCCGCAAGATCGAGGAAACCGTCGCCAAGGCGCAGGCCAAGATGGAAATGGCGCTCGAATCGCCCTCGATCGAGACCTTCGAGATCGAAAAGGAAGCCGAGAAGATGCAAGCCAACGAGACGCTGCGTCAGTTTGAGATCGAACTCGGCCTGGTGGCGCCCGAAGCGGTCCCGGTCCAAAAAACGATGGGCACGGCAGAAACGTCGGCGGCCGAGCCGTCGCCGGCGCCTCGCGAAAAGACGATGGGGCGGGAATAG
- a CDS encoding GNAT family N-acetyltransferase, which yields MKAYEEEMLIVDRARLADLPRVVDLWMELMRLTERFNKRYALAPGARRLQESYMRSFFDSSSAAIFVAREGERAGAFANVYITKPAPVFAQHVLGIIENIYVEPDFRGRGLGRQLVEASHRFFRTFRVDEVYVNVIPANENSRKFWEHMGYSTQKLTMAFTGQRV from the coding sequence ATGAAAGCGTACGAAGAAGAGATGCTCATCGTGGATCGGGCGCGCCTTGCGGATTTGCCGCGCGTGGTCGACCTTTGGATGGAGTTGATGCGCCTGACGGAGCGTTTCAACAAGCGCTACGCGCTCGCGCCCGGCGCGCGCCGCCTTCAGGAATCGTACATGCGCAGCTTCTTCGACTCGTCGTCCGCGGCGATCTTCGTGGCGCGCGAGGGTGAACGCGCGGGCGCGTTCGCGAATGTTTACATCACGAAGCCCGCGCCGGTTTTCGCTCAGCACGTTCTCGGCATCATCGAGAACATTTATGTCGAGCCGGATTTTCGGGGGCGGGGGCTAGGACGCCAGCTCGTTGAGGCGTCGCACCGGTTTTTCCGCACGTTTCGCGTGGACGAGGTGTACGTGAACGTCATCCCCGCGAACGAAAACTCCCGCAAGTTCTGGGAGCACATGGGATACTCGACGCAAAAGCTGACGATGGCCTTCACCGGCCAGCGGGTGTGA